Proteins found in one Plasmodium sp. gorilla clade G2 genome assembly, chromosome: 14 genomic segment:
- a CDS encoding trafficking protein particle complex subunit 1, putative, giving the protein MILSNEKIPQLTDKWGDMYYYFYIFYKNQCIYSIDLKNNNNQERKKKSNKNETEKLLLGSIYAINYLCSNIQPNKKLKNLYKSISNSNPKLINTSANIQSQNNINPQENIHVGNFNCFNTPFYKLHYVETLTAYKFVLITHKNIPNLSNFLKDIYKTLFIDLIILNPVYKIGDEIKDKMFDEKILEKIKRLYVG; this is encoded by the exons atgatattatcaaatgaaaaaattccCCAATTAACTGATAAGTGGGGTgatatgtattattacttttatatattttataaaaatcagtgtatatatagtattgatttaaaaaataataataatcaggaaagaaaaaaaaaatcaaataaaaacgAGACAGAAAAATTACTACTAGGTTCAATTTATGCTATCAATTATTTATGTTCTAATATACaaccaaataaaaaattgaaaaatctATATAAATCTATATCAAATTCAAATCCTAAACTTATTAATACTAGTGCAAATATTCAAAgccaaaataatataaacccACAGGAAAATATACACGTTGGAAATTTTAATTGTTTTAATACtccattttataaattacacTACGTAGAAACATTAACag CTTATAAATTTGTTTTAAttacacataaaaatattccaaATTTATCAAATTTTCTTAAAGACATTTATAAAACTTTATTTATCGATCTTATCATTTTAAATCCAGTTTATAAG ATAGGAgatgaaataaaagataaaatgtTTGATGAgaaaatattagaaaaaatcAAAAGATTATACGTCGGGTGA